The following proteins are encoded in a genomic region of Haloarcula salinisoli:
- a CDS encoding ABC transporter ATP-binding protein gives MADVSRPLIRLFRSYGRPEWRWLALGLVTSALAYGTVLVTPIVLGTTIDAVFTDESAYALPLVPAAWLPTDPAGQFWLSVAIVGVALGGGAVLQWVRGVAMNYFAHGVMYAIRTDAYERMQRLDMAFFDEKETGEILSILNNDTSNLEVFFDNALGDCVRIGVVVVGVTGALAYTNWQLALVTLGAVPLLVGFTWWFMRVIEPRYAAHREIIGDLNTRIENGLSGVELVKTAGTESYENERVRGVSREVFDTQMDVLRLSYFYRPGMELLTGAALLATFVIGGLWVFSGPPLFFSGELTTGDFVVFMLLTQRLTGPMAQLSNIVDWYENAKASGNRICGLMDVPVDITEPAEPAALGDVDGRVAFDDVSFGYDDSGVGATPEESTGERRDPGDAQTVLDGVDFTAEPGDTVALVGATGAGKSTVAKLLLRLYDVDSGTISLDGHDVRDLRLSDLRGAIGYVSQDTFLFDGTVAENIRYGRFDASDEAVREAARAASAHEFIEDLADGYESRVGERGVKLSGGQRQRIALARVLLQDPEIVLLDEATASVDTATEYRIQQSLDRLTADRTTVAIAHRLSTIRDADTILVLEDGHIVERGDHEELLAADGFYATLWRAQAGDIDELPDSIAVEHANI, from the coding sequence ATGGCAGACGTCTCCCGCCCGCTCATCCGACTGTTCCGCAGCTACGGGCGCCCCGAGTGGCGCTGGCTCGCGCTGGGGCTGGTCACGAGCGCGCTCGCCTACGGCACCGTGCTGGTGACGCCCATCGTACTGGGGACGACCATCGACGCCGTCTTCACCGATGAGTCGGCATACGCGCTCCCGCTGGTCCCGGCGGCGTGGCTCCCGACCGACCCCGCCGGCCAGTTCTGGCTGTCGGTCGCCATCGTCGGGGTCGCCCTGGGCGGCGGGGCCGTCCTCCAGTGGGTCCGCGGCGTGGCGATGAACTACTTCGCCCACGGCGTGATGTACGCTATCCGCACCGACGCCTACGAGCGAATGCAACGCCTCGACATGGCCTTTTTCGACGAGAAGGAGACCGGCGAGATACTCTCCATCCTCAACAACGACACGTCGAATCTGGAGGTGTTCTTCGACAACGCGCTGGGTGACTGCGTCCGTATCGGCGTCGTCGTCGTCGGCGTCACCGGCGCGCTGGCGTACACGAACTGGCAGCTCGCGCTGGTGACGCTGGGGGCCGTCCCGCTCCTCGTCGGCTTCACGTGGTGGTTCATGCGGGTCATCGAACCCCGCTACGCCGCCCACCGCGAGATAATCGGCGACCTCAACACCCGTATCGAGAACGGACTGAGCGGCGTCGAACTCGTCAAGACCGCCGGCACGGAGTCCTACGAGAACGAGCGGGTCCGCGGGGTCTCCCGCGAGGTGTTCGACACGCAGATGGACGTGCTTCGGCTGAGCTACTTCTACCGGCCGGGGATGGAACTGCTGACCGGCGCGGCGCTGCTCGCGACGTTCGTCATCGGCGGGCTGTGGGTGTTCTCCGGCCCGCCGCTGTTCTTCTCGGGGGAGCTGACGACCGGCGATTTCGTCGTGTTCATGCTGCTGACCCAGCGCCTCACGGGTCCGATGGCACAGCTCTCGAACATCGTTGACTGGTACGAGAACGCCAAGGCGTCGGGCAACCGCATCTGTGGGCTCATGGACGTCCCCGTCGATATCACCGAACCCGCAGAGCCGGCGGCGCTGGGCGATGTCGACGGCCGCGTAGCTTTCGACGACGTATCCTTCGGATACGACGACAGCGGGGTGGGAGCCACCCCGGAAGAGTCGACCGGGGAGCGCCGCGACCCGGGAGACGCCCAGACGGTCCTCGACGGCGTCGACTTCACGGCCGAACCGGGCGACACCGTCGCGCTCGTCGGTGCGACGGGCGCGGGGAAATCGACGGTCGCGAAGCTCCTCCTGCGGCTGTACGACGTGGACTCCGGCACGATTTCTCTCGACGGTCACGATGTCAGAGACCTCCGGCTGAGCGACCTGCGGGGGGCTATCGGCTACGTCAGCCAGGACACCTTCCTGTTCGACGGCACCGTCGCGGAGAACATCCGCTACGGTCGCTTCGATGCCAGCGACGAGGCGGTTCGGGAGGCCGCCCGCGCCGCCAGCGCTCACGAGTTCATCGAGGACCTCGCCGACGGCTACGAAAGTCGTGTCGGCGAGCGCGGCGTCAAGCTCTCCGGTGGCCAACGACAGCGTATCGCCCTCGCGCGGGTGTTACTGCAAGACCCGGAAATCGTCCTGCTGGACGAGGCGACCGCCAGCGTCGACACGGCCACGGAGTACCGCATCCAGCAGTCACTGGACCGGCTGACCGCCGACCGAACGACCGTCGCCATCGCCCACCGACTGTCGACCATCCGCGACGCCGACACTATCCTCGTCCTCGAAGACGGCCACATCGTCGAACGCGGCGACCACGAGGAACTGCTGGCGGCCGACGGCTTCTACGCGACCCTGTGGCGCGCCCAGGCCGGCGATATCGACGAACTGCCCGACTCGATAGCCGTCGAGCACGCCAATATTTAG
- a CDS encoding sister chromatid cohesion protein PDS5, with the protein MDDSSQIPPDRLVELVQHDRDSARAPLEQLRAAPTDDRKAALQRLRNAIVDEGVTVGPAVQALAAFLGDEERSVRLTAAKLFVAIARCDPDAAESVVPPLRDRLADDEEFYFVRARSAEALGYVALEHTEAVATPEVVAELRLGLDFDEPEVKQKLAKALEHVAIGDPGRLTHQVAKLADHLADEDELVRYHLCSALAAVGCASPSSLGPAVDPLCERLADGTPQVRGRAAEALGVFGRDADEVVTVPSAAVDTLRSETDTETQFLADRARFALDGWDEGVASGVADDVGSVEGIRESTAEAVEAIRTPAGEECPHCGVGLPVDSPPVCPRCGAPR; encoded by the coding sequence ATGGACGACTCGTCACAGATACCGCCGGACCGTCTCGTCGAACTCGTACAGCACGACCGGGATTCGGCGCGCGCCCCTCTCGAACAGCTGAGGGCCGCCCCCACCGACGACCGGAAGGCAGCGTTACAGCGTCTGCGGAACGCTATCGTGGACGAGGGGGTGACAGTCGGGCCGGCCGTCCAGGCACTCGCGGCCTTTCTGGGAGACGAGGAACGGTCGGTCCGCCTGACGGCTGCGAAACTGTTCGTGGCTATCGCCCGGTGTGACCCCGACGCTGCCGAGTCGGTGGTACCGCCGCTCCGGGACCGACTCGCAGACGACGAGGAGTTCTATTTCGTCCGTGCCCGGTCGGCCGAGGCGCTGGGATACGTCGCGCTCGAACACACCGAAGCAGTGGCCACTCCCGAAGTCGTCGCGGAGCTGCGTCTCGGGCTCGACTTCGACGAGCCGGAGGTGAAACAGAAACTGGCGAAGGCGCTCGAACACGTCGCCATCGGTGACCCGGGGCGACTCACTCACCAGGTGGCGAAGCTCGCCGACCATCTCGCCGACGAGGACGAACTCGTCCGCTATCACCTCTGTAGCGCGCTCGCGGCGGTTGGCTGTGCATCCCCGTCGTCGCTGGGGCCAGCGGTCGACCCGCTCTGTGAACGACTGGCGGACGGGACCCCGCAGGTCAGGGGGCGGGCGGCCGAAGCGCTCGGCGTCTTCGGCCGCGACGCCGACGAGGTGGTGACGGTCCCGTCAGCGGCCGTCGATACGCTACGGTCGGAAACGGACACGGAGACACAGTTTCTCGCCGACCGTGCCCGGTTCGCACTCGATGGGTGGGACGAGGGAGTCGCGTCGGGGGTGGCTGATGATGTTGGCTCCGTCGAGGGGATACGCGAGTCCACGGCCGAGGCCGTAGAAGCGATACGCACACCAGCGGGTGAAGAATGTCCCCACTGCGGCGTCGGACTTCCCGTGGACAGCCCGCCAGTGTGCCCTCGGTGCGGTGCACCCCGTTGA
- a CDS encoding ABC transporter substrate-binding protein, giving the protein MTRRDAKLTRRATLKYGGAVAAGLAMAGCSEVADTGGTPAGGGAYTASISPMGEVSFDEPPETVFTRLTHHADMAFALGRGDSLTAMHAPDYYDGLWTQFVERLPGVSLDWTGLYSSWQPNKEKLYALESDVHLADPAWITKQDAWSESDIDEIASKVSPWFGNSLSDTHQEPAPAYADGYEYYTLWEQFELVAEAFRERERYEALAAVHDDLLSHIEAELPDESNRPSAVMIASHQMEEIYTYTLSNPGFLTSHTRPLGARDAFEGSVESGSTVDYETLVDADPDVILFLGGFEPGTSLAERRELFREDPVASEMTAVQEERVFPQGARYQGPILNLFQLEMTAKQLYPDVFGEWPRYESGPYPEIPRDEQLFDRQRVADVINGAI; this is encoded by the coding sequence ATGACTCGACGAGACGCCAAACTGACCCGGAGAGCGACGCTCAAATACGGCGGGGCGGTGGCCGCCGGGCTAGCTATGGCCGGTTGTTCGGAGGTCGCCGACACCGGTGGGACGCCGGCGGGAGGTGGGGCGTACACGGCATCGATTTCCCCGATGGGGGAGGTGTCGTTCGACGAACCACCCGAGACGGTGTTCACGCGGCTCACCCATCACGCGGACATGGCGTTCGCGCTGGGGCGGGGCGACAGTCTCACCGCGATGCACGCGCCCGACTACTACGACGGGCTCTGGACCCAGTTCGTCGAACGGCTCCCGGGGGTCTCGCTCGACTGGACGGGCCTGTACTCCTCCTGGCAGCCCAACAAGGAGAAACTGTACGCGCTCGAGAGCGACGTCCACCTCGCCGACCCGGCGTGGATAACCAAACAGGACGCCTGGAGCGAATCCGACATCGACGAGATAGCGTCGAAAGTCTCGCCGTGGTTCGGTAACTCGCTCAGTGACACCCATCAGGAGCCCGCCCCGGCCTACGCCGACGGCTACGAGTACTACACCCTCTGGGAACAGTTCGAACTCGTCGCGGAGGCCTTCCGGGAGCGGGAGCGCTACGAGGCGCTGGCTGCGGTCCACGACGACCTGCTATCGCATATCGAGGCGGAGTTGCCTGACGAATCCAACCGCCCCTCGGCGGTGATGATAGCCTCCCACCAGATGGAAGAGATATACACTTACACGCTGTCGAACCCGGGGTTCCTGACCTCGCACACGCGGCCACTCGGGGCTCGTGACGCCTTCGAGGGGTCGGTCGAATCCGGGAGCACCGTCGACTACGAGACGCTGGTCGACGCGGACCCCGACGTGATACTGTTCCTCGGGGGCTTCGAACCGGGGACAAGCCTCGCCGAGCGGCGCGAACTGTTTCGGGAGGACCCGGTCGCCTCGGAGATGACCGCCGTGCAAGAGGAACGCGTCTTCCCGCAGGGCGCGCGCTACCAGGGGCCGATACTCAACCTCTTCCAGCTAGAGATGACCGCCAAACAGCTCTACCCTGACGTGTTCGGCGAGTGGCCCCGCTACGAGTCCGGCCCGTACCCGGAGATTCCCCGGGACGAACAGCTGTTCGACCGCCAGCGGGTGGCCGACGTCATAAACGGGGCTATCTGA
- a CDS encoding FecCD family ABC transporter permease — MASETPSARPSTRRERWLGWFDGSLATLCLGSLAVIVGGGLVQVSHGAYSMTIAEAWRAVFNPNVIFSLRAWDAFLWGMEMPDMSTASLIVWNIRLPRVFVAMLVGMNLAVSGAIFQAVTRNELASPFILGVSSGAGLMILLTLVVFTGMAAFLPLAAALGGAVAFLIVYAIAWKNGTSPVRLVLAGVIVGTIFNSFQTALFFFADDLGVVQSAIAWTTGSLTGTDWEQVRMALPWTVIAMGLALVGSRQLNVLLLGERTANALGMSVEKVRFALSGVAVLAAAASIAVAGIVGFVGLIVPHMVRNIVGSDYKKLIVGCMFAGPALMVGADVGARLGMSVLAGSDTQIPVGIVTGLVGGPYFLYLMRRQDEMGEI; from the coding sequence ATGGCGAGTGAAACGCCGAGTGCGCGGCCGTCGACCCGTCGGGAGCGCTGGCTGGGCTGGTTCGACGGCTCGCTGGCCACGCTCTGTCTGGGGAGCCTGGCCGTCATCGTCGGCGGCGGGCTCGTCCAGGTGAGCCACGGCGCCTACTCGATGACCATCGCGGAGGCCTGGCGAGCGGTGTTCAATCCGAACGTTATCTTCAGTCTCCGGGCGTGGGACGCGTTCCTCTGGGGGATGGAGATGCCCGACATGAGCACGGCGAGTCTCATCGTCTGGAATATCCGACTGCCGCGTGTGTTCGTCGCCATGCTGGTGGGGATGAACCTCGCCGTCTCGGGGGCCATCTTCCAGGCGGTCACGCGCAACGAACTCGCCAGCCCCTTTATTCTGGGCGTCTCCTCCGGGGCGGGGCTGATGATTCTGCTCACGCTAGTCGTGTTCACCGGGATGGCCGCGTTCCTGCCGCTGGCGGCCGCCCTGGGCGGCGCTGTTGCCTTCCTCATCGTCTACGCCATCGCCTGGAAGAACGGCACGTCGCCGGTGCGGCTCGTACTCGCCGGCGTCATCGTCGGGACGATATTCAACTCCTTCCAGACGGCGCTGTTCTTCTTCGCCGACGACCTCGGCGTCGTCCAGAGCGCCATCGCGTGGACGACCGGCTCCTTGACCGGCACTGACTGGGAGCAGGTCCGGATGGCGCTGCCCTGGACGGTCATCGCGATGGGGCTGGCCCTGGTCGGCTCCCGACAGCTGAACGTGTTGCTGCTGGGCGAGCGGACCGCGAACGCGCTCGGGATGTCCGTCGAGAAGGTCCGATTCGCCCTCTCCGGGGTCGCCGTGCTGGCCGCCGCTGCGAGTATCGCTGTCGCCGGTATCGTCGGCTTCGTCGGTCTCATCGTTCCGCATATGGTCCGCAACATCGTCGGGAGCGACTACAAGAAGCTCATCGTCGGCTGTATGTTCGCCGGCCCGGCGCTGATGGTGGGGGCCGACGTCGGTGCCCGCCTCGGGATGAGCGTGCTCGCCGGGTCGGACACCCAGATTCCGGTCGGTATCGTCACCGGGCTGGTCGGCGGGCCATACTTCCTCTACCTGATGCGCCGGCAGGACGAGATGGGGGAGATTTGA
- a CDS encoding NYN domain-containing protein, producing MSLLSRFRDDRDDTDRVGLYVDGPNVLRSEFDVDLDEVRKIGESYGPLAVTRLYLDENASPGLIQAGEARGFEVITTSGDVDVRLAVDATEAVASDRIDVLVVASRDTDFKPALEVAARNGVRTVALAPGEHGKSDALQNAAQDGLSLSADVE from the coding sequence ATGAGCCTCCTCAGTCGGTTTCGCGACGACAGGGACGACACAGATCGCGTCGGTCTCTACGTCGACGGGCCGAACGTGTTACGCAGCGAGTTCGACGTCGACCTCGACGAGGTCAGAAAGATAGGCGAGTCCTACGGCCCCCTGGCCGTGACGCGACTCTACCTCGACGAGAACGCCTCGCCGGGCCTCATCCAGGCCGGCGAAGCGCGTGGTTTCGAAGTGATAACTACCAGTGGTGACGTGGACGTGCGCCTGGCCGTCGACGCCACCGAGGCCGTCGCCAGTGACCGCATCGACGTGCTGGTCGTCGCCTCACGTGACACCGATTTCAAGCCCGCACTGGAGGTCGCCGCCCGCAACGGCGTCCGCACCGTGGCGCTCGCGCCGGGCGAACACGGGAAATCGGACGCCCTCCAGAACGCGGCCCAGGACGGGCTTTCGCTGTCGGCAGATGTGGAATAG
- a CDS encoding ABC transporter substrate-binding protein, with product MSDNDTTRTTRRATLKYGATAAAGLGLAGCSEFAEQAGSNGTPTGTGSSTVTMEPMGTVAFDSVPETWMAYFSTYGDMGIALGQADGLEALIFSENWPDQLYDSLPGVDVDIPGTRQLMGESGIDKEVFYELECDVHLFDPNFIQVLDDSWTDEDLDDIATNVGPIVGNQIRRRGDDWHDYRYYSLYEAFEIIARVFQERERYEAIKTVHDEFISSLQADLPPEDERPDIGLVSVNSNFEDGSFYTYPIGSEGNGKKQYRDLGINDAFAEEIDGGYAQWDYEQLLEVDPDALVFSYGFSHVSRAEFEDRMEQMRADDVGSRLSAVQNDRLYRGGTAYQGPVLNLLQTEAAAKQFYPDQFGAWNGLETLEDADAQLFDHQRVADIINGDI from the coding sequence ATGAGTGACAACGATACGACACGGACCACACGCAGAGCGACGTTGAAGTACGGCGCCACGGCCGCCGCTGGCCTGGGACTCGCCGGCTGTTCGGAGTTCGCCGAACAGGCCGGCAGCAATGGGACGCCGACCGGTACCGGTTCTTCCACGGTGACGATGGAACCGATGGGCACCGTCGCGTTCGATTCGGTCCCCGAGACCTGGATGGCCTACTTCAGCACGTACGGCGACATGGGTATCGCACTCGGGCAGGCCGACGGACTCGAGGCGCTCATCTTCTCGGAGAACTGGCCGGACCAGCTGTACGACTCCCTGCCGGGCGTCGACGTCGACATCCCAGGAACGCGCCAGCTGATGGGTGAGAGTGGCATCGACAAGGAAGTGTTCTACGAGCTGGAGTGTGACGTCCACCTGTTCGACCCGAACTTCATTCAGGTGCTAGACGATAGCTGGACCGACGAGGACCTCGACGATATCGCGACCAACGTCGGCCCCATCGTCGGCAACCAGATACGCCGCCGGGGGGACGATTGGCACGACTACCGGTACTACTCGCTGTACGAGGCCTTCGAGATAATCGCTCGGGTGTTCCAGGAACGGGAGCGCTACGAGGCGATAAAGACCGTCCACGACGAGTTCATTTCGTCGTTGCAGGCGGACCTGCCGCCCGAGGACGAGCGACCGGATATCGGCCTCGTTTCGGTCAACTCGAACTTCGAGGACGGGTCGTTCTACACCTACCCTATCGGCAGCGAAGGCAACGGAAAAAAGCAGTACCGTGACCTGGGCATCAACGACGCCTTCGCCGAGGAAATCGACGGCGGTTACGCCCAGTGGGACTACGAGCAACTCCTGGAGGTCGACCCGGACGCGCTGGTGTTTTCCTACGGGTTCTCACACGTCTCGCGAGCCGAGTTCGAGGACCGAATGGAACAGATGCGAGCGGACGACGTGGGCTCGCGACTCTCGGCGGTTCAGAACGACCGTCTCTACCGCGGCGGGACGGCCTATCAGGGCCCCGTGCTGAACCTCTTGCAGACTGAGGCCGCCGCAAAGCAGTTCTACCCCGACCAGTTCGGCGCGTGGAACGGGCTGGAGACGCTCGAAGACGCGGACGCACAGCTGTTCGACCACCAGCGAGTTGCGGACATCATCAACGGAGACATCTGA
- a CDS encoding ABC transporter ATP-binding protein, which yields MAGRQQASETTDEGSSGAATTADDTEPSELVGENLAIGYPATDEPVVECERVLLPAGEVTALVGPNGSGKSTLLKTMADQHQPDDGRILLDGERIQSFGSKALARELGLLSQENESPGSITVEDLVYHGRYPHRAFFESVTDEDRDAVERAIDLAGVAHLRDSEMSNLSGGQKQLAWIAMVLAQETDVLLLDEPTTFLDLHHQLRVLSVVRTLNREAGVTVGIVLHDIGQAARFADNLVAMQDGSLYDWGPPNEVVTEQLLADVFRVDAAVDSESSTGLHIAPHSAIEE from the coding sequence ATGGCTGGGAGACAGCAGGCATCCGAGACCACGGACGAGGGCTCGTCGGGAGCGGCGACGACTGCAGACGATACCGAGCCGAGCGAACTGGTCGGCGAGAACCTCGCCATCGGCTATCCCGCGACCGACGAACCGGTGGTCGAGTGCGAGCGCGTCCTGCTGCCGGCGGGCGAGGTGACCGCGCTGGTCGGTCCGAACGGCAGCGGCAAGAGCACGCTCCTGAAGACGATGGCCGACCAGCACCAGCCCGACGACGGCCGAATTCTGCTCGACGGCGAGCGGATTCAGTCGTTCGGCTCGAAGGCGCTGGCCCGCGAACTCGGCTTGCTCTCACAGGAAAACGAGTCGCCGGGCTCCATCACCGTCGAGGACCTCGTCTATCACGGTCGCTACCCCCATCGGGCCTTCTTCGAGTCAGTCACCGACGAGGACCGTGACGCGGTCGAGCGCGCCATCGATCTGGCCGGCGTCGCCCACCTCCGCGACAGCGAGATGAGCAACCTCAGCGGCGGCCAGAAACAGCTGGCCTGGATTGCGATGGTGCTGGCCCAGGAGACCGACGTCCTGTTGCTCGACGAACCGACGACGTTCCTCGACCTCCATCATCAACTCCGGGTGCTGTCGGTCGTCCGGACGCTGAACCGGGAGGCGGGCGTGACGGTCGGCATCGTGCTCCACGACATCGGCCAGGCGGCCCGTTTCGCGGACAATCTCGTCGCGATGCAGGACGGCTCGCTGTACGACTGGGGGCCGCCCAACGAAGTCGTAACCGAGCAGCTGCTGGCCGACGTGTTCCGCGTCGACGCCGCCGTCGACAGCGAGAGTTCGACCGGGCTACACATCGCGCCCCACAGCGCGATAGAGGAGTGA
- a CDS encoding TatD family hydrolase: protein MDIEETPVLDNHLHLDPVQGRNTEAVEDFADHGGTHLLVLNKPSWHLVEAATDEDTFREAFDLTVGAVEDATDALPGRAWPVLGVHPALISKLVEEGYTPDEARDIMQAGLDVAAEYVTDGPALAIKSGRPHYEVDEAVWDVSNDVMCHAFELAAAGDFAVQLHTEGGEEFEQVAQWAEQRGLDRRQVVKHYSGGRLQGPTKSVLADKDELELAIEEDEPFLMETDYIDDPERPGAVLGPKTVPRRVRWLLENGEDEAVRTAHVETPEAVYGIDTEATLSR from the coding sequence ATGGACATAGAGGAGACGCCGGTGCTGGACAACCACCTCCATCTCGACCCGGTCCAGGGCCGAAACACCGAAGCTGTGGAGGACTTTGCCGACCACGGCGGGACGCATTTACTCGTGCTCAACAAGCCCTCGTGGCATCTCGTCGAAGCGGCCACCGACGAGGACACCTTCCGTGAGGCGTTCGACCTGACGGTCGGAGCCGTCGAGGACGCGACCGACGCGCTACCGGGCCGGGCCTGGCCCGTTCTCGGGGTGCATCCGGCCCTGATTTCGAAGTTGGTCGAGGAGGGCTACACCCCGGATGAAGCACGGGACATCATGCAGGCAGGGCTGGATGTAGCGGCCGAGTACGTCACCGACGGCCCGGCACTGGCTATCAAGTCCGGCCGACCGCACTACGAGGTCGACGAGGCCGTCTGGGACGTATCGAACGACGTGATGTGTCACGCGTTCGAGCTGGCCGCGGCCGGCGACTTCGCCGTCCAGTTGCACACCGAGGGTGGCGAGGAGTTCGAACAGGTGGCCCAGTGGGCCGAACAGCGGGGGCTGGACCGCCGGCAGGTCGTCAAACACTACTCGGGTGGCCGGTTACAGGGGCCGACGAAGTCCGTTCTCGCCGACAAAGACGAGCTGGAGCTCGCTATCGAGGAGGACGAACCGTTCCTGATGGAGACCGACTACATCGACGACCCGGAGCGGCCGGGCGCGGTGCTCGGGCCGAAGACGGTCCCCCGTCGGGTGCGATGGCTCCTGGAGAACGGCGAGGACGAGGCCGTGCGGACGGCACACGTCGAAACGCCAGAAGCGGTGTACGGTATCGACACCGAAGCGACGCTGTCGCGGTAA
- a CDS encoding ABC transporter substrate-binding protein, with product MSGNKPTRRETIKYGSAVAAGLGLAGCSDLAGQSGSEGATGTPREPWTVEMQPRTKVTFESVPDSAVVYRADYADMLMALGHGDALVGMQDTQSLPMEMLAELPGVSVATGDITPLRQDGEYDKEVFYEIDADLHLIDPNNAKNYFDFDEADITDLSNNVAPWLGSFIRRPQASIGPNYPHYTLYEAFEKVAAAFREEARYEALTSIHDEMLSTIEAEIPPPNERPSVGLAFLVPGEDLVGSGVFYLADPTQPGMAKKQYRDLGVENVWAQADLSTDGEANYESLLEADPDVLISHNAFGFTDSIADFQTSVVDVMREDTLGSQLTAVQNDRVYRGGKNVQGPLINLFQTEIAAKQIYPETFGEWRGLGEIPEDEQLFDRQVVADIVTGEFDDE from the coding sequence GTGAGTGGTAACAAACCGACACGCAGAGAGACGATAAAATACGGGAGCGCTGTCGCGGCGGGACTCGGGCTCGCCGGCTGTTCGGACCTCGCGGGCCAATCCGGCTCGGAGGGCGCCACTGGTACGCCCCGGGAGCCGTGGACCGTCGAGATGCAGCCACGGACGAAGGTCACCTTCGAGTCGGTCCCCGACTCGGCCGTGGTGTATCGGGCCGACTACGCGGACATGCTCATGGCACTCGGACACGGGGACGCCCTCGTCGGGATGCAAGACACCCAGAGTTTGCCGATGGAAATGCTCGCCGAACTGCCGGGTGTCTCGGTAGCCACCGGCGATATCACACCGCTTCGGCAGGACGGTGAGTACGACAAAGAGGTGTTCTACGAGATAGACGCCGACCTGCACCTCATCGACCCGAACAACGCGAAAAACTACTTCGACTTCGACGAGGCCGACATCACCGACCTGTCCAACAACGTCGCGCCGTGGCTCGGCAGCTTCATCCGCAGACCACAGGCATCCATCGGCCCGAACTACCCGCACTACACGCTGTACGAGGCCTTCGAGAAGGTCGCAGCCGCCTTCCGGGAGGAGGCACGGTACGAGGCGCTCACGTCGATACACGACGAGATGTTGTCGACCATCGAAGCGGAGATTCCCCCGCCCAATGAACGCCCGTCGGTTGGCCTCGCCTTCCTCGTTCCCGGCGAGGATCTCGTCGGCTCCGGCGTGTTCTATCTCGCCGACCCGACCCAGCCGGGCATGGCGAAAAAACAGTACCGGGACCTCGGCGTGGAAAACGTCTGGGCGCAAGCGGACCTGAGTACGGACGGCGAGGCCAACTACGAGTCACTTCTGGAAGCGGACCCGGACGTGCTGATATCGCACAACGCGTTTGGCTTCACCGACTCGATAGCGGACTTCCAGACGAGTGTCGTCGACGTCATGCGCGAGGATACCCTCGGCAGTCAACTCACGGCCGTACAGAACGACCGCGTCTATCGCGGCGGGAAGAACGTGCAGGGACCGCTCATCAACCTCTTCCAGACCGAAATCGCAGCCAAACAGATTTACCCCGAGACGTTCGGTGAGTGGCGAGGGCTGGGCGAGATTCCCGAAGACGAGCAGCTGTTCGACCGACAGGTCGTCGCGGATATCGTAACCGGAGAGTTCGACGATGAGTGA
- a CDS encoding FAD-dependent monooxygenase: MRHTTTAEYDYEVAVVGGGPAGASAGVFCAREGLSTVIFDRGRSSLKRCAHLENYLGFPEGIDIETLYGLFHDQAETAGCTIVPDMVESLRRSDTGDGFVVALQDGEPTTARRVVAATRYDGSYMRGLGDDDEMFETTEYDGETTESFDRGYPNHDGTTPVPDLYVASPSEESQQAITAAGRGARVAGEVITDARVDDGWWEAVAEGVDWVRREAELDEEWADREAWVDWFDEYFGEDAPVDVGTDRYERVREAAIEDRLSSYIEPDERASRAETAHEHLADHLDPEAVVAGCDDGELLDAIADDRIAAYLHGRSAEVSVDGE; this comes from the coding sequence ATGCGTCACACGACTACCGCCGAGTACGACTACGAAGTCGCCGTCGTCGGGGGCGGCCCGGCGGGCGCTTCAGCCGGCGTCTTCTGCGCTCGCGAGGGGCTGTCGACGGTTATCTTCGACCGTGGTCGCTCCTCGCTCAAGCGCTGTGCCCACCTTGAGAACTACCTCGGCTTCCCCGAGGGCATCGATATCGAGACGCTGTACGGGCTGTTTCACGACCAGGCCGAGACGGCAGGCTGTACTATCGTCCCGGATATGGTCGAGTCCCTGCGCCGGTCGGACACTGGCGACGGGTTCGTCGTGGCACTCCAAGACGGGGAGCCAACCACCGCCCGTCGCGTCGTCGCCGCGACGCGCTACGACGGGTCGTACATGCGCGGGCTGGGCGACGACGACGAAATGTTCGAGACGACCGAGTACGACGGCGAGACCACCGAGTCCTTCGACCGGGGGTATCCGAACCACGACGGGACGACGCCGGTTCCGGACCTCTACGTGGCGTCGCCCTCCGAGGAGTCCCAGCAAGCCATCACCGCCGCCGGCCGCGGTGCGCGGGTGGCCGGGGAGGTCATCACGGACGCTCGGGTCGACGACGGCTGGTGGGAGGCCGTCGCCGAGGGCGTCGACTGGGTCCGACGCGAGGCCGAACTCGACGAGGAGTGGGCCGACCGCGAGGCGTGGGTCGACTGGTTCGACGAGTACTTCGGTGAAGATGCCCCCGTCGACGTCGGCACCGACCGCTATGAGCGTGTCCGGGAGGCAGCTATCGAGGACAGGCTCTCGTCGTACATCGAGCCGGACGAGCGGGCTTCGCGGGCCGAGACCGCCCACGAGCACCTGGCCGACCATCTCGACCCCGAGGCGGTCGTCGCCGGCTGTGACGATGGCGAACTCCTCGACGCGATAGCGGACGACCGCATCGCGGCGTATCTCCACGGGCGCAGTGCGGAGGTGAGCGTCGATGGCGAGTGA